The Lycium ferocissimum isolate CSIRO_LF1 chromosome 1, AGI_CSIRO_Lferr_CH_V1, whole genome shotgun sequence genome includes a region encoding these proteins:
- the LOC132068918 gene encoding uncharacterized protein LOC132068918 codes for MQAYGRMKRVTDPFDDKMKARIIGRDPQENCYLSSGSEHSAHAVDDDDDDDASCSFSNLIFGFPDDMEENASSESDSDSDNEDVSACKEMNLEHKSTPKTSSRGEDCSSRIKEITHPLNKRCETLNTMYDSTHDVIEDVPKPIFYSGMDLFRNSVSTKVKDALKLFSFLKSNKPILRRNVMTYLRGFGYNAAICKTKWESSGGLKAGNYEFIDVFRSDNNTRYVIDLDFAAEFEIARPTNHYERLLKSLPNVFVGKSEELKCILKVMSDGARLSLRSKELLIPPWRKNRFMQNKWLGAYKRTINILPSVNDSSALLLPLKQTNVVKCRSVGFNAAVNGRLVFPAAPRTR; via the coding sequence atgcaAGCTTATGGTAGAATGAAGAGAGTCACTGACCCATTTGACGACAAAATGAAAGCTCGTATCATTGGTCGTGACCCGCAAGAAAACTGTTACCTCAGTAGCGGAAGCGAACATAGTGCCCACgccgttgatgatgatgatgatgatgatgcttcCTGTAGCTTTTCTAATCTCATTTTTGGTTTTCCTGATGACATGGAGGAGAATGCGTCATCGGAGAGCGATTCAGACTCCGACAATGAAGATGTGTCAGCGTGTAAAGAAATGAATCTTGAACATAAATCAACTCCTAAAACTAGCTCAAGAGGTGAAGATTGTTCAAGTCGTATTAAAGAGATCACCCATCCCTTAAATAAACGATGTGAGACTCTTAACACAATGTACGATTCGACTCATGACGTGATTGAAGATGTGCCAAAACCGATCTTCTATAGCGGCATGGATTTATTCCGGAATTCGGTTTCGACTAAGGTTAAGGATGCATTGAaattgttttcctttctaaagTCGAATAAACCGATCCTACGGCGAAATGTAATGACATATCTTAGGGGTTTTGGTTATAATGCTGCTATATGCAAGACAAAATGGGAGAGTTCTGGTGGACTTAAGGCAGGAAATTACGAGTTCATTGATGTATTCAGATCAGATAATAATACTCGTTACGTCATTGACCTTGATTTTGCAGCAGAGTTCGAGATAGCAAGGCCTACCAATCATTACGAGCGGTTGCTGAAGTCATTGCCGAATGTTTTTGTAGGTAAAAGCGAAGAGCTAAAGTGTATATTGAAGGTAATGAGTGACGGTGCTAGGCTATCCTTGAGAAGCAAAGAGTTACTTATTCCTCCTTGGAGAAAAAATCGGTTCATGCAAAACAAGTGGTTAGGTGCTTACAAACGGACAATTAACATTTTGCCGTCTGTTAACGACTCATCGGCTTTGTTGTTGCCGTTGAAGCAGACTAACGTCGTTAAGTGCCGCTCCGTTGGGTTTAATGCTGCTGTTAACGGCCGTTTAGTGTTTCCTGCGGCACCTCGTACTAGGTGA